In Henriciella litoralis, the genomic window GCGACCGCCGAAAGCTTTGCCCGCGAAGGCGCCAACCTCATTCTGGTGGCGCGGTCGCAAGATGAGCTGACATCGGCCAGCGACCGCCTTTGTTCCGACAACAACATCAGCGTCGAGACGATCTGTGCGGACCTTTCCACCGCTGAGGGCATTGCAACCGCTGCAGGCGCCGTCTCTTTGATCGATGTGCTCGTGAACAATGCCGGCGCCATTCCGCCCGGCTCCCTAATGAATGTGAGCGCCGAAAAGTGGCGCCGCGGCTGGGACCTCAAAGTGAACGGGTACATCGATCTGACGCGGGCGCTCTATGAAAAACTGCCCAAGCCCGGAGGCGTCATCGTCAACATCATCGGCTCGGCCGGGGAAAACCCGAACAAAGACTATATCTGCGGCAGCACCGGTAATGCCGCCCTGATGATGTTCACCCGGGCTTTTTCGCGCGATGCCCGCGCCGATGGGGTTCGCGTTGTCGGGATCAATCCCGGACCAGTGATGACCGAGCGCTTCCAGATGTTGTTGCAGGCGGAAGCAGAGCGCCGCTTTTCCGACCCCTCCCGATGGGAAGAGCTGATGGGAGACCTGCCATTCGGCCGGGCCGCAGCGCCCCGGGAAATCGCAGATGCCACGGCGTTCCTCGCGTCGGCGCGCTCGGCTTACACGACAGGATCCATCGTCACGATTGATGGGGGGATCTGATGACGGCCTCTCTCAAAATTGGCTACATTGGCCTTGGAGACATCGGCGCCCCGATGGCGGAACGTATCGCGGCGGCCGGCTGGCCACTTACCGTCTGGAACCGGACCCCGGAAAAGATGCAGCCTTTGCTCGATGCTGGCGCCGATGCAGCATCCTCACCAGCTGAAATTGCTGAAATGTGCGACATCATTTTCACCTGCCTTGGCAGCGTTTCCGCCATGCATGACGTCACGACAGGCGAGCGTGGGCTCCTGCGCGCATCACCCAACAAAGCTCGGCTGCTGGTCGACAACTCCACGGTGCCTCCTGCAGATGCCACGGACATTGCCAGCCGGCTCGCCGATGCATCGATCCACTATGTCGACGCCCCTGTCTCGGGCGGCGCCATAGGCGCGCGCGCAGGCACGCTAGCCGTCATGGTTGGAGGTGAGCAGCAGGATGTCGAGCTGGCCAAACCCGTTCTGCAAAGCTTCGCGAGCAAGATTACGCATCTCGGCCCGATCGGGTCCGGCCAGGCCATGAAGGCCTGCAATCAGGTGCTCAATTTCGGCACCATGGCGGCACTTGCAGAAGCCGTCACTTTGGGACGACGTTACGGACTGGCGCCGAACATGATTGTCGATGCGGTCGCCGGCGGCTTCGCTGAGTCAAATATTTCACGCGAATTTGGCCGGTCCATTACCGCCGACGACACAAGCCCCATCAGACTCCTCGTCGAAACGCTGGATGACTATTATCAGGGCACCCTCCGCAGAAAACTTGCAGGCAATCTCGACATCCTGATGAAGGATCTTGCCATGGCGCTCGATATGGCGCGCGCACGAGGTGTTCCCCTGCCGGTCATTTCGCATTTCGACTCGGTTTTCAGGATGATCCAGCACCTCGAAACCTGATCAGGCCGCCAAGTCTTTCGCCGCATTCCGACCCGCCTCAAGACCGAAAGTCGCGGAGCTGGAAAGAGACGATGCGCTGTAATAGCCCGCCCCATGAAGCCCGCCGACCACCTCGCCTGCCGCGTAGAGGCCGTCGATCGGCACACCAAACCAGTCTACCACGGACATCTGCCCATCCACGGCAATGCCTCCATAGGTCGAGGTGATGGCATTGGCAGTGGCGGCGACGTAATAAGGCGGATTATCGATCGGGCGTAGGCCGCGAGTCCGACCGAACTGTTCGTCCAAGCCTGAGGCCGCGCCATCATTGTAAGACTTCACCGTTTTTTCGAGGACATCCGGGTCGATTCCTACCGCTTCTGCCAGCCCCCTGATCGTCTCCGCCTTCTTGATGTATCCACCAAGAAGCGCTTCCTGATAGTTGTTGACGCTGGTGTCGCCGAGCGAGGCGGCCATCATCGTCTCGTCGAATATCTGAAACGCCACTCCGTCCGGCTGCGCCATTCCGATCGAACTCAGCGCCTTGTAGCTCTGCGCTTCGTCAACGAAGCGCTTGCCATGCTTGTTGACCATGATCGCGGCATCCTGAAACGCGAAAATGAGCGGCGGAATTTCATCTGACTTTGCAGTGGTATCGGGATAGTTGCGGATGGCGCCCCCAAAAGACCCGGACACATAGCCGAGGTCGGCCTGCCCCGCCCCCAGATCGCACGCCATGATCAGGCCATCCCCGGTATTGGCAACCCCGCCATGCTTCACCCCGAACTCAAGCTCGGGCGCAAAGACCCCAAGCAGTTCGGCGCTTCTGGAAAAGCCACCGGTCGCGAGGACAATGCCACCTCGCACCCGAATCTCGGCCTCACGATCCCCAAACATGACGATGCACGCCTCCACGCGGCCACTCTCTGCATTGCGCACGAGACGCGCCCCTGCAGACTTGCTGAAGAAGTCGATACCTGAATGCGCCTGAACTTTCATGTGGAGCTGCGTCACAGCACGCCCGGTTCCAGTAAGATGCACCCGCGGCGTATCAGGCGCAGACGACATCAAAAGCTCGAAACCAATGCCCTGCGACCTCAGAAACCTGTAGGCGTCTTGCTGCTTTGCGAGGAAAGTCTCCACCATCTCTCGATTATTCTTGTTCTTGCCGGTTTTCAGGAGCGCGTTCCGGAAATCCTCAATCGAGTCGCTGACGCCTGCGGCTTCCTGCTCATCTGTTCCACAAAAGGCGAAGGCCCCACCGGCAATCGCCGAACTGCCGCCGGGCTGGGAGGATTTTTCGAGCAGGAGCACGCGCGCGCCAGCTTCTGCAGCGGCCAGCGCCGCGCAGTGTCCCGCGATCCCGGCCCCAAGCACAAGAACATCGGTTTCGGCTGGCAAGTCGCCGGTTTCTCTGAGCATGCGCGCCTCCCTGAAGGTCTAACCACCCGGTCTGCGCCGGCTTTTATTGACCGTATGGTCTCGACCCGTTCCCGCAATGCCATAATCGATCAATCAGATTTCACTTTTCCTGAAAGCTGCGTCCTCGTTTCTGTGAGTTCCTCTACGCCGTCGCGCCGATAGCGTTGGGGAGAACAGATTTTCGGGGTAAAACGCATGAGCAAAGTAGAGCCACAATTTGATGTCGTCATTGCTGGCGCCGGCCCGGTCGGCCTGACACTGGCCATCGACCTCGGACGCCGCGGTATCAAAACACTCATCGTCGAGCGCGACCCGACCACAGGCCCTTGGCCCAAAATGGACCGGTCGAATTCCCGCACGATGGAGTTCTATCGCCGCATGGGAATCGCTGAGGAGGTCCGTGCTCTTGGTTACCCGGCGGACGCGCCAATGGACATCTACGTGGTGAACACGCTCTCCGAACCGCCCCTGCTGAAGCAGCACTACCCTTCGGTCGGCGAGATGCGGGAGCGTATCGAAAAAGCGAGAGATCACTCCCAGCCGCTCGAGCCCTATCAGCTTGTCTCACAGAACCGGCTGGAACCGCTGCTGAAATCGGTCGCCGAAAAGACACCGAACGTCACCGTTCGATATGGGTGCGAACTGACATCGTTCGAACAAGACGAAAATGGCGTGACCGTCACGCTGCACCCTTCCGGCGGCGAAGCAGAAGAAGTGCGCTGCAGCTATCTCGCCGGTTGCGATGGCGGGGGCAGCACGGTTCGAAAAGCCCTTGGCATCAAGCTCGAAGGCCAGGGTAGCCTGCGCAATATGAAGCAGATCTGCTTTCGCTCCGAAACGCTCTATGACCGCATTCCCATGGGCAAGGGCCGGCATTACTACTTCACCGACCCGGAAGGCTCGGCGATGATTGTGCAGGGGGATCGCAAGGAATTCACGCTCAATTCTGACATTCCCGACGATACCGATCTGGATGCCTGGATCCGGAAAAAAGCCGGGCCGGACGTCGAGTTCGACTATGAAATTCTCAATGTCAGCAACTGGACACTGCACCTTCTACTCGCCGACAAATACGCCAAGGGCCGGGTGTTCCTTGCAGGCGATGCCATCCATCTCGTGATTCCGACCGGCGGCCTCGGCATGAATTCAGGCGTGGGCGATGCGCTGGACCTTTCCTGGAAACTCGCCGGGACCATCCAGGGCTGGGGCGGTCCGGGCCTCTTGGAAAGCTATGAGAGCGAGCGCAGGCCCGTCGGGCAGAAGAATGTCGAAGCTTCAGGCTGGGCGGCGCAGGGACTTGGGATGTGGCGAACCCACCTCACCGAGGCAGTCAGCCAGGATAGCGAAGAAGGACGGGCGGAACAGCACCAGGCCGCCAAGCTTGCCAACCGGCATCACCGCCGCGTGCATGAGATGGTCGGCGCGGAACAGAACTATACTTATGCCGGTTCGCCCCTGATCGCGTCCGAACCGGAGGCCATCACGACCTGGGACACGGTGCGGTACCTGCCGACCACCGAACCGGGCGCGCGCATCCCCCATATATGGCTCAAGGACCACACGGCGATGCAGGATGTTCTGGGCGCGAACTATACGTTCATCGATCTCACGGGAGACGTAGATGCCTCCCCGGTCAAAGCCGCGTTCGAAGCGATCGGAGCGCCTCTGGATATCGTCAGCCGCGCCGAAGAACATGTTCGCATGACATATGGCTGTCGTTACCTGCTTGTGCGGCCTGACCTTCATATCGTCTGGACTGGCAATTCGCTGCCGTCTGACCCGGACGCCCTCGCAAGGCTGGCAACCGGTCATTGAAGCCGGGCGCCTTCGCCTGCACGTCACAATTTGTGGTCTTTACCGGCCTTTGGGCTGGAGGGCGTACTGATCGATGGAGCTGGTGGGTATGGAATAACCATCCTCGCTAAGGATCGCCGCCAGATTCTTCTCAACGGTTTCGGCAGTGAGGCCATCGCATGTCATTCCCGGAGCCGTCGCCGTGAATATTCGCGCGACGCGGCCGCCTGCAACGCTGAGCACTTCGCCGTTCATCCGGCAGCGGCGATGAGACAGATAGACCACGACCGGTGAAACAGCCTGCGGGGTCAGCCGTGAGGTATCCAGCTCCGGATGCTTGTCAAAATAGGCCTGCGCCAGCGGCGTCTCAGCGACCGGGCAGATCGTATTCACCTTGATGTCGAGATCGCGATTATCGAGGGAGGTTGCTCTTGAAAGGCCAAGCACACCCGCTTTCGCGATGACATAAGGCGCAGTATCCGGCGCGCCGAACGCACCAACGGCCGATGCGGTATTGATGATGCGTCCGTAGCCGGCCTTGCGCATATGGCGCAACGCAGCGCGGCTGGTCCAGAACATGCCGAACAGATGAACATTCAGGACGCTGCTTAGCTGGTCCGTATCAATATCCTGGACCTTTCCTCCAATGCCGTTGCCGGCATTGTTGACCAGTATGTCGATGCGGCCCCATTTGCTTGCCGCAGCCTCGACAGCGGCTTCAGCACCTGCCTCCACCCCGACGCTATCGGATATGGCTTCGGCAACCAGTCCTTCGGACCTCAACTGAGCGGCCGCATCCTCAGCCGACAGTTTTCCGCCGCCGCCAGTCGCAATATCGTTCAGCATGACCCGGGCCCCGCGCTCGGCCAGCGCACGGGCATGGCTAAGTCCGAGGCCGCTCGCCGCCCCCGTGACCAGCGCAACCTCTCCATCAAAGTGCAGACGAGGCTCTGGCGACCGGATGGCCTCAGACATTGTCGAGCGTGACCTGTCCTGCGATCTCGCGGCCAAAGGCTATGGCCGAGACGATGGGATTATAGAATTCCTTGAGACAAACGATCTTCCCGTTCTCAATGTCGAACCTAAGGACGTAGCGATTGCGATAGTCCTTGCCATTGACCATCTCGACCTGCCCGCGCACCTCAACGAATACAGTCCGGGCATCATGCGACACGACATATTCCGGATCGATGGCTTTCACCGACTTCTCGGCAGCGAAAGCCGTGTCGATGAAATTGATGATCTCCTCGCGGCCAACATAGCGGCGAAAGTGTCCCTCTTCGGTTCGTCCGCTCTCATTGAAGGGGATCTCGAGCACCATGTCGTCAGCAACGACCTCCAGCTTGAGATCCTTGTCCTTTTTCTCGTCGCCGTGGATCCACTTTTGGGCAATCTTTATGGCCGCTGCATGCGCTTCCGGCAGTTTCTCCATCATGTCGCTATCTCCTCCATTGTTTATCCTTATGCGGCGCTGACCAGTTCAAGTCCGCCGGTGACGCGGATGCATTGGCCTGTGACATAGCCCGCCAGATCGCTGACCAGAAATTCCACGACGCCTGTGATATCGTCGGCCTGGCCCAGGCGCCTCAGCGGGATCTTTGCCTCCTGTCCGCCAGTCGCGAGCTTTCGGGCTGCCGCCTGGCTCGCAACCCGCGGCGTCGCGATAAGGCCAGGGGCGACGCAATTGACGCGCACGCCATCTGGGCCGAGTTCCACTGCGAGCGATCTTGTAAATTTCTCGATCGCCGCCTTCGACGCAGCGTACATCGCAAAACGAGCCCCGGCATCGTCAACACTCACACCGACCGTCGAGATGTTTACGATCGCCCCGCCCTGTTTTCGAAGCGCTGGCGCGCATGCCTGGCACATATTCACCGCAGTATCGAAGTTGACCGAAAAAAGCTTGCGCCGGTCCTCTTCGCTGGAGGATGACGCCGAACTGTTCTCGATGGGCGTGATGGCGCCGCCCGCATTGTTGACGAGGATATCAATGCGCCCGAAATGCTTCTCAACCTTCTGGACAGCATCGAAGGCAGCTGCCCGATCCGACAGATCCGCCTCAATGGCGATACAATCCCGCCCAAGCTCAAGGATCTCGTCGCGAACCGTAGCAGCAGAAAGCTTTTCGCCGTAGCGGGCGGCAACGTTCAGGTCGATATCGAGAATGGCAATGTTCGCCCCGAGCTTGGCCAGCCGGAGGGCGTGGGAACGGCCCATGCCGCCTGCACCACCGGTGACGATGGCAAGCTTTCCTTCAAGTGAATTCATTATGACAACCTCGCAAACTTAGAACAATTATTCTAAGGGTCATCTAATTGCCATTCGAGTAATATTCTGCGCAAGTGAGGCTTCAGTTTTCTGGAAAGGTCGGGATGCGGTATAATCTCCCCCCTCTGAACGCGCTCAAGGCTTTCGAGGCGACGGGCCGGACGGGAAGTCTCAGCGCCGCCGCCCGCGAATTGCGGGTTTCGGTTGGCGCGGTGAGCCGGCACGTCGCGATTCTGGAGTCATACTTTGCCTGCGAACTGTTCGAACGCCGCCATGACGGCGTCCACCTTACCCAGTGGGGCAAACCGCTCCACGCCTCTGTGGCGACGGCTTTCGCGACGATGGATGCTGCTTGCCGGGACGTCGATTCTGGCGCCTCCCGCCCGATCCGCCTGCGGACCTTCACCAGCATGGCGACCGACTGGCTCACCCCAAGGCTGGGAGAGTTTCGCAAGTCCCATCCAGACCTGCCGATTCAATTGAAGCAGGCTTTCAGCGACATCAGTTTCGCGCTCGAGCCGCTCGACGCTGCTGTTTCAACCCAGACCATCCTGGAGAGCGGAATTCGTCAGGTCGAGATATTTCCGACCATCTTCACACCCGTTGTGGCGGCCAACCTCAAGACTGATTCAAACAGCAGCCTCCTCACCGGCCGGAACGCCCTCCCCCTGCTCTTCACCCGGCGAGAAATACCCTTCTGGGAAAAGCTGTATGACGCAATGGGACTCGGAGCCCCTGCGTTCGAACGCGGCCTTGAATTTGATAGCCTTAGCCTGACTTATCAGGCTGCACGGCGCGGCGCGGGAGTCGCGCTGGGCCTCCTGTTCTTTGTTGCCGACGACCTCGCCTCAGGCTCGCTTGTCCCCATTTCGAAGACCTGCCTGGATGTAGAGTTGCCGCAATATCTCTACATTCGCTCAGGACGAAAAAAGCATCCTGGCACCCAAGCGCTTACGGAGTGGATCCAGAGCGAGGCGAAAAAGACCAATGATGCGCTGAACGAATTGTTCGGCACAGTCCTTTCGCCGCCGGTCAAGACAATCGTCAGCCACTAATCTCTGAGGCCCTCGCCCATCAGATAGCGATGATCGACCCATGCCGCGTCGAAGCGCCCTTGCAATGCTCGCCATCAAATGTAAAACATTTGTTTTGAATGATTGGCGCCGCCATGGCGGCCAGAAGAGGATGCTTGAGATGAGAGTATGGGAAGTCCAGGACGCCTGGGGAATTGACAACATGCGGCTGGTCGAAAAGGACACGCCGAACGAGCCAGGCCCCGACGAAATTCTCATCAAGGTGCACGCCGCCTCGGTCAATTACCGCGACCTGGTCACGGTTGAAAACAAAACCCCATTCGGCGCCCTTCCCCAGATTCCGCTGTCGGATGCGGCCGGCGAAGTCGTAAAGGTCGGGGCCAATGTTGACAGATTTGCTGTTGGCGACCGTGTCTGCCCAAGCTTTTTCCCGAAATGGCAGGATGGCCCAGTCAGCAAGGCTGACCGCTCCGTCTCGCTTGGCTCGGCATCTGCCGCAGGCGTCCTTCAGGAATACGTCACCGTCCATCAGGAGGCTGCGTCGCACTTCAGCGATAGTCTGTCGTATCAGGAAGCCGCGACGCTTCCGTGCGCCGGCCTGACGGCATGGCGCGCACTTTCGGCAGAAGCGAAGCTGCAGAAGGATGACTGGCTTCTCGTTCAGGGAACAGGCGGCGTGTCGATCTTTGCCCTTCTCATCGGCAAGATGGTCGGCGCGCGCGTGATCGTCACGTCCTCATCAGACGAAAAGCTCGAACGTGCCGTTCAACTCGGCGCAGATGCCACGATCAACTACAAGAAAACGCCTGACTGGGGCAAAGAGGCGCTGGAAATTACCGGCGGCTCAGGTGTCGACGTCATTGTAGAAGTCGGCGGCGGCGGAACGATCAATCAGTCCATCGGCGCTGCGGCGGTCGGTGCCAGGGTCGTCATTATCGGCGTCCTTGGCGGACGCTCACAAGAACTGCTCATGCCGGCGATCTTCGGCAAGAACCTTTCCCTTCAGGGCATCTCTGTCGGCAACCGCCAGCAGTTCGAAGACCTCAATGCCGCTATTTCCAAGAACGGTCTCAAGCCGGTCATCGACGAGGTCTTTCCCTTTGAAAAAGCCGATGACGCCATCCGCCATCTCGAGAGCGGAAAGCACTTCGGCAAAATCGTGATCGACTTCGACCAATGACCCAGTCTGCAGGCTTCGAATACAGCGTCCACGGCGCGTCGGCGAATGAGGCGACAGCGAACATCGTTCTTCTTCATGGTCTCGGACATACAGAAACCATCGTTTATGACGACATCAAGGACGCCCTGCCCGCCGGCGGACGTATCTTCTCCCTACGGGCGCCTCATCCTTTCGGACAGGCGCCCGATAATGGGTTTGGGTGGTTCAATATCGAATTCAACGAGTCCGGCCCACCAAAGCCGGACCTTGAGCAGGAAGCGTCCAGCCGTCAGGCCATCGCAGATTTCCTGGACACGCTGGACTCGAGTCTTCCGCTTGTCCTGATCGGATTTGGGCAAGGCGGCGTGATGGCGGCCCATCTCTTCCTGCAGCATCCCGAAAAACTGCAAATGTGCATCGTGGCTTCGGGCCGCATCATGCCGCATCTGCTTGAAGCGTACCCACCGGGCGAGGCTCACCAGAAAGTTCCGCTCATCTTGGTCCATGGCGAAAGCGATCCGATCATTCCGATCGCAGCCGCGCAAGCAGCCGCCGAACAATTGGGCGCAGCCGGTGTAGGGCTGACACTTATGCCTCATCCAGGCGGACATGAATGGCCCGACGCCTTCAATGCGCCCGTGTCCACCGAAATCTCGACCGCGATACAAAATGGCTAGGGGTTTCAGCGATGCGCGGCTGAAGGGTCTGCCTCCAAAGCGTGACGCTGAACCGCTGATGCTTCTCGAATTGCCGACATCGGATCGGGGCAAAAACTTAGAATAACCACGCTTTGAACCGTGCCTTCAGGGCGCGATCAGAAACAAAAGAGAGGGATCCAGAAAATGCTTTTACACGTTCATAATCACGCGCAGGAAAAGCCTGACACGACCGCCTACAAGATGATGCCGAGCGGCGAGGTCGTGACTTTTGCAGATTTCGAGCAACGCTCAAACCAGTGCGCTCATTTGCTTCGCGAGTGCGGTCTCAAACGCGGCGACGTCATCGCCATCCTTCTGGAAAATCACCCACGCTATTTTGAGATCTCGCTCAGCGCGGAACGGTCAGGTCTATATTTCACTGGCATCTCCACACACCTCTCGGCCAAGGAGGCTGCCTACATCGTCGCCGACTCCGATGCCAAAGTTCTGTTCGCATCCCGAAAAACCTTGTCGGTGGCCCTGGAAGTCGCTGCAGGCCAGCCGGGACTCATCGTGTTTCTGGTCGATGGTTCGGCAGAAGGCGCACGTGACTATGTCGCGCAACGCGATGCACAGCCGGTAACCCCGATTCCCGACGAGAGTATGGGCGGTCCGATGCTGTATTCGTCTGGAACAACGGGACGCCCCAAAGGCGTGAAATTCGACCTTCCCGACACGCGTATCGATGAAATGGACCCCCTGACGCAGCTCTCACACAGTCGGTTCGGCTTTGAGAACGGCATGATCTATCTTTGCCCCGCCCCGATGTACCATGCGGCTGCCCTGCGCTGGAGCCTCAGCGTCATGAAACTTGGCGGCAGCGTCATCGTGATGGAAAAGTACGACCCCGAACTGGCGCTCGAACTTATCGAGAAGGAAAAAATCACGCACTCTCAGTGGGTGCCGACCCATTTCATCCGGATGCTGAAACTTCCAGAAGAACAGCGCACCCGGTACGATTTGTCGTCGCACAAAACCGCCCTTCACGCCGCTGCCCCCTGCCCTGTCGGGATCAAGGAGCAGATGCTCGAGTGGTGGGGACCAATGATCTACGAATACTATGCAGGCACCGAATTCAACGGAATGACCATTATCACGCCTGAAGAGTGGCTGGCGCACAAAGGCTCAGTCGGTCAGGCGAAATTCGGCATCCTGCATATCCTGTCGGAAGATGGTGAGGAGCTACCACCTCGCAAAGAGGGGGCCATCTTCTTCGAGGGTGGAAACCAGTTCAGGTACCACAAGGACGACGCGAAGACTGCCGGCTCATACAATGACAAAGGCTGGAGCACACTGGGCGACATCGGCTGGGTGGACGAAGATGGCTATCTCTATCTCACCGACCGCAAGAGCTTCATGATCATTTCCGGTGGCGTGAACATCTATCCTCAGGAGATCGAGGACGTCATCGTCACACATCCAAAGGTCGCGGACGTTGCTGTCATTGGTGCGCCAGACCCTGATCTGGGTGAGCGCCTCGTCGCGGTCGTCCAGCCGCTCGACATGTCGGATGCCGGTGAAGATCTCGCTGCCGATATCCAGGAACATGTCCTGCAGCATCTCGGCAAGATCAAGCTCCCACGGCAGATCGACTTTCTTGAAGCGCTGCCGCGCCTGCCAACCGGCAAGCTCTTTAAGCGGCAGCTGCGCGACGAATACTGGAAGGACACGAAGGGCGCCTAGTCGGGCGCCCCTCATTCCATACCGGCCCTAGATAGTAACCAGTACTTTGCCAAAGCGATCGGCCGCCTCAAGGCGGTCGTACGCATCGCCGATCTGGTCCAGGGTGAATCGGCTGTCGATGACAGGCTTAAGACCCGTATTTGCGACCATGGCCAGCAAATTCCGGCACTCCTCATAGTTCGCACCTGTCGACCCATAAAGATCAAGTTGCCGGATAAACATGCGCTGCAACTCAACTGGCGGATTTCCACCTGTCGTCGCGCCGCACGTCACGATACGTCCGCCGCGACGCAGCGAGCGCAGGGATTCTCCCCAGCTTGCCTCACCGACACTATCGATCACCATATCGACACCGACACCGTCAGTTAGCTCGAGAATGCCCTTGCTGACATGGTCGGTCTTGTAGTTCACGCCCGCATCAGCGCCGATCGCCTTGGCTTGCTCCAGCTTCTTCTCGCTCGACGACGTCACCAGCACGCGAGCGCCGATCAGCTTCGCAAGCTGGATGCACGCGGTCGACACGCCTCCGCCGGCGCCAACGACGAGGACGCTC contains:
- a CDS encoding short-chain dehydrogenase/reductase, which produces MDLELRGKYVLITGGSKGIGFATAESFAREGANLILVARSQDELTSASDRLCSDNNISVETICADLSTAEGIATAAGAVSLIDVLVNNAGAIPPGSLMNVSAEKWRRGWDLKVNGYIDLTRALYEKLPKPGGVIVNIIGSAGENPNKDYICGSTGNAALMMFTRAFSRDARADGVRVVGINPGPVMTERFQMLLQAEAERRFSDPSRWEELMGDLPFGRAAAPREIADATAFLASARSAYTTGSIVTIDGGI
- a CDS encoding NAD(P)-dependent oxidoreductase; its protein translation is MTASLKIGYIGLGDIGAPMAERIAAAGWPLTVWNRTPEKMQPLLDAGADAASSPAEIAEMCDIIFTCLGSVSAMHDVTTGERGLLRASPNKARLLVDNSTVPPADATDIASRLADASIHYVDAPVSGGAIGARAGTLAVMVGGEQQDVELAKPVLQSFASKITHLGPIGSGQAMKACNQVLNFGTMAALAEAVTLGRRYGLAPNMIVDAVAGGFAESNISREFGRSITADDTSPIRLLVETLDDYYQGTLRRKLAGNLDILMKDLAMALDMARARGVPLPVISHFDSVFRMIQHLET
- a CDS encoding FAD-dependent oxidoreductase; protein product: MLRETGDLPAETDVLVLGAGIAGHCAALAAAEAGARVLLLEKSSQPGGSSAIAGGAFAFCGTDEQEAAGVSDSIEDFRNALLKTGKNKNNREMVETFLAKQQDAYRFLRSQGIGFELLMSSAPDTPRVHLTGTGRAVTQLHMKVQAHSGIDFFSKSAGARLVRNAESGRVEACIVMFGDREAEIRVRGGIVLATGGFSRSAELLGVFAPELEFGVKHGGVANTGDGLIMACDLGAGQADLGYVSGSFGGAIRNYPDTTAKSDEIPPLIFAFQDAAIMVNKHGKRFVDEAQSYKALSSIGMAQPDGVAFQIFDETMMAASLGDTSVNNYQEALLGGYIKKAETIRGLAEAVGIDPDVLEKTVKSYNDGAASGLDEQFGRTRGLRPIDNPPYYVAATANAITSTYGGIAVDGQMSVVDWFGVPIDGLYAAGEVVGGLHGAGYYSASSLSSSATFGLEAGRNAAKDLAA
- a CDS encoding FAD-dependent monooxygenase, yielding MSKVEPQFDVVIAGAGPVGLTLAIDLGRRGIKTLIVERDPTTGPWPKMDRSNSRTMEFYRRMGIAEEVRALGYPADAPMDIYVVNTLSEPPLLKQHYPSVGEMRERIEKARDHSQPLEPYQLVSQNRLEPLLKSVAEKTPNVTVRYGCELTSFEQDENGVTVTLHPSGGEAEEVRCSYLAGCDGGGSTVRKALGIKLEGQGSLRNMKQICFRSETLYDRIPMGKGRHYYFTDPEGSAMIVQGDRKEFTLNSDIPDDTDLDAWIRKKAGPDVEFDYEILNVSNWTLHLLLADKYAKGRVFLAGDAIHLVIPTGGLGMNSGVGDALDLSWKLAGTIQGWGGPGLLESYESERRPVGQKNVEASGWAAQGLGMWRTHLTEAVSQDSEEGRAEQHQAAKLANRHHRRVHEMVGAEQNYTYAGSPLIASEPEAITTWDTVRYLPTTEPGARIPHIWLKDHTAMQDVLGANYTFIDLTGDVDASPVKAAFEAIGAPLDIVSRAEEHVRMTYGCRYLLVRPDLHIVWTGNSLPSDPDALARLATGH
- a CDS encoding SDR family NAD(P)-dependent oxidoreductase encodes the protein MSEAIRSPEPRLHFDGEVALVTGAASGLGLSHARALAERGARVMLNDIATGGGGKLSAEDAAAQLRSEGLVAEAISDSVGVEAGAEAAVEAAASKWGRIDILVNNAGNGIGGKVQDIDTDQLSSVLNVHLFGMFWTSRAALRHMRKAGYGRIINTASAVGAFGAPDTAPYVIAKAGVLGLSRATSLDNRDLDIKVNTICPVAETPLAQAYFDKHPELDTSRLTPQAVSPVVVYLSHRRCRMNGEVLSVAGGRVARIFTATAPGMTCDGLTAETVEKNLAAILSEDGYSIPTSSIDQYALQPKGR
- a CDS encoding nuclear transport factor 2 family protein, which produces MMEKLPEAHAAAIKIAQKWIHGDEKKDKDLKLEVVADDMVLEIPFNESGRTEEGHFRRYVGREEIINFIDTAFAAEKSVKAIDPEYVVSHDARTVFVEVRGQVEMVNGKDYRNRYVLRFDIENGKIVCLKEFYNPIVSAIAFGREIAGQVTLDNV
- a CDS encoding SDR family NAD(P)-dependent oxidoreductase, with protein sequence MNSLEGKLAIVTGGAGGMGRSHALRLAKLGANIAILDIDLNVAARYGEKLSAATVRDEILELGRDCIAIEADLSDRAAAFDAVQKVEKHFGRIDILVNNAGGAITPIENSSASSSSEEDRRKLFSVNFDTAVNMCQACAPALRKQGGAIVNISTVGVSVDDAGARFAMYAASKAAIEKFTRSLAVELGPDGVRVNCVAPGLIATPRVASQAAARKLATGGQEAKIPLRRLGQADDITGVVEFLVSDLAGYVTGQCIRVTGGLELVSAA
- a CDS encoding LysR substrate-binding domain-containing protein; translation: MRYNLPPLNALKAFEATGRTGSLSAAARELRVSVGAVSRHVAILESYFACELFERRHDGVHLTQWGKPLHASVATAFATMDAACRDVDSGASRPIRLRTFTSMATDWLTPRLGEFRKSHPDLPIQLKQAFSDISFALEPLDAAVSTQTILESGIRQVEIFPTIFTPVVAANLKTDSNSSLLTGRNALPLLFTRREIPFWEKLYDAMGLGAPAFERGLEFDSLSLTYQAARRGAGVALGLLFFVADDLASGSLVPISKTCLDVELPQYLYIRSGRKKHPGTQALTEWIQSEAKKTNDALNELFGTVLSPPVKTIVSH
- a CDS encoding zinc-dependent alcohol dehydrogenase family protein encodes the protein MRVWEVQDAWGIDNMRLVEKDTPNEPGPDEILIKVHAASVNYRDLVTVENKTPFGALPQIPLSDAAGEVVKVGANVDRFAVGDRVCPSFFPKWQDGPVSKADRSVSLGSASAAGVLQEYVTVHQEAASHFSDSLSYQEAATLPCAGLTAWRALSAEAKLQKDDWLLVQGTGGVSIFALLIGKMVGARVIVTSSSDEKLERAVQLGADATINYKKTPDWGKEALEITGGSGVDVIVEVGGGGTINQSIGAAAVGARVVIIGVLGGRSQELLMPAIFGKNLSLQGISVGNRQQFEDLNAAISKNGLKPVIDEVFPFEKADDAIRHLESGKHFGKIVIDFDQ
- a CDS encoding alpha/beta hydrolase, with the translated sequence MTQSAGFEYSVHGASANEATANIVLLHGLGHTETIVYDDIKDALPAGGRIFSLRAPHPFGQAPDNGFGWFNIEFNESGPPKPDLEQEASSRQAIADFLDTLDSSLPLVLIGFGQGGVMAAHLFLQHPEKLQMCIVASGRIMPHLLEAYPPGEAHQKVPLILVHGESDPIIPIAAAQAAAEQLGAAGVGLTLMPHPGGHEWPDAFNAPVSTEISTAIQNG